The Watersipora subatra chromosome 1, tzWatSuba1.1, whole genome shotgun sequence genome has a window encoding:
- the LOC137398789 gene encoding monocarboxylate transporter 14-like — MKQSSKSEEKATSPLSAVPEGGYGWVVTAASFMCHFVADGISFSFGVIFSDLVRSFDSNKSTTSWIASLFIGIPLISGPIAGLFVTQYGCRRAAIMGGLITSVGMFISSFASSIEMLTITYGVLAGFGLAFIYVPASVIPSFWFEKKRSLVTGIAVAGSGLGTFAIAPLVEYLRREYGWRGTMLVMSGITLNLVVFGSLFKEAPETSDSLGPQNEGMVRVNSLSSLSSLESLENHDVKHVKSPTSSEVSAPKTPVRLHHSTNTIYTGEQFKPLSKYDDPAPTQIPCHLNSKKRASAGHILLSKPNLLPVSRYDITSVMTLAMRQRTISSCPDLSVSADDDENSGEDKCNENDNKINDNKVNRNPNRVVSKAHHVLRDMFGIKLLASPVYLLFFISNFMLSYAFDLPYIYLPDYADTLGIDRPSFLIAMIGIASTFGQILYGYLGDRKCINTLLLYGVSILLCGVSVALLPLLQSFSTLSTFSVFFGLIISASYSLETIVLVNILSLKELTKAYGLLMFGQGLASLIGPPIGGMLCDVTYSYVATFIFAGVSIAVSGVLAISIVFINRTKRARSVSESTDITAPV, encoded by the exons atgaaacaaaGTTCAAAAAGTGAAGAAAAAGCGACCTCGCCTTTGTCAGCAGTTCCTGAAGGTGGCTATGGCTGGGTTGTGACCGCCGCTTCATTCATGTGTCATTTTGTCGCTGATGGTATTTCCTTCAGTTTTGGAGTTATTTTTTCCGATTTGGTACGTTCATTTGATAGCAACAAGTCGACTACTTCATGGATCGCCTCGCTTTTCATTGGTATACCGCTTATTAGTGGCCCGATAGCCGGCTTGTTCGTTACCCAGTATGGATGCAGACGGGCAGCGATCATGGGAGGTCTCATCACTTCAGTCGGCATGTTTATAAGTTCTTTTGCAAGTTCGATTGAAATGCTGACTATCACCTATGGTGTCTTGGCTGGATTTGGTCTTGCCTTCATATACGTGCCAGCATCAGTTATTCCTTCCTTCTGGTTCGAGAAAAAGCGATCGCTCGTGACAGGCATCGCAGTAGCTGGTTCTGGACTCGGAACTTTTGCTATCGCACCCCTGGTAGAATACCTAAGAAGGGAATATGGATGGAGAGGCACGATGCTTGTTATGTCAGGTATCACCCTTAACTTGGTCGTCTTTGGTTCGCTGTTTAAAGAGGCCCCAGAAACATCAGACTCTTTGGGTCCTCAGAATGAGGGAATGGTTCGCGTAAACAGCTTGTCAAGCCTCAGTTCCTTGGAATCACTTGAAAATCATGACGTAAAACATGTAAAAAGTCCAACAAGCTCAGAAGTGTCTGCTCCTAAAACCCCAGTTCGACTGCATCACTCTACTAATACCATATATACTGGTGAGCAATTCAAGCCGCTGTCAAAGTATGATGATCCTGCACCTACACAAATACCATGTCACCTAAATTCAAAAAAGAGAGCATCAGCAGGTCATATTCTTCTTTCTAAACCAAACCTACTTCCTGTTAGCAGGTATGACATCACATCGGTGATGACCCTGGCCATGAGGCAACGCACAATCTCTAGTTGCCCGGATCTCTCAGTTTCTGctgatgatgatgaaaacagTGGAGAAGATAAATGTAATGAAAACGATAATAAGATTAATGATAATAAAGTGAATAGAAATCCGAATCGTGTGGTGTCGAAAGCCCATCATGTCCTTCGCGATATGTTTGGTATTAAGCTGCTTGCATCACCCGTCTACCTTTTGTTTTTCATTTCCAATTTCATGCTTTCCTATGCGTTCGATTTACCTTACATCTACCTCCCTGATTACGCTGACACTCTCGGCATAGACCGTCCATCCTTTCTTATAGCCATGATCGGAATCGCAAGTACATTTGGGCAGATACTGTATGGATATCTAGGTGACAGGAAATGTATAAACACGCTTTTGCTGTACGGCGTGAGCATCCTTCTCTGTGGGGTGTCTGTAGCCTTACTTCCATTACTGCAGAGCTTTTCTACCCTGTCTACTTTCAGCGTATTCTTTGGACTTATCATCAGTGCTAGTTACTCTTTGGAAACTATTGTGTTGGTGAATATTCTCTCCCTAAAGGAACTTACAAAAGCCTATGGACTTCTCATGTTTGGACAAGGGCTGGCAAGCCTGATCGGGCCACCGATTGGAG GTATGCTATGTGATGTGACCTATAGCTACGTGGCTACATTTATCTTTGCTGGCGTATCTATTGCTGTTTCCGGAGTGCTCGCCATATCAATAGTTTTCATAAACAGAACAAAACGTGCGAGATCAGTCTCGGAGTCTACCGATATCACCGCGCCTGTTTAG